The following coding sequences lie in one Cytophagales bacterium genomic window:
- a CDS encoding Re/Si-specific NAD(P)(+) transhydrogenase subunit alpha encodes MVIGILKESSDENRVSMLPQEAGTLVKSANKVIVESGGGLGAFKSDESYKEAGVGIVSREEIFSSAEIILKINPLSEKEITQLKKHTILAGVYQPLNNPTFGSKLAQNKIVCFSLDSVPRITRAQSMDVLSSMSTIAGYKAVLIAASRLPRFFPMLMTAAGTIAPSKVLILGAGVAGLQAIATARRLGAVVEVFDTRSEVKEQVESLGARFVEVEGAEEDSKAGGYAVEQSEAFKQKQKETIHQHIKRSDIVITTALIPGKKAPLLIPKEMVESMKSGSVIVDLAAIAGGNCELTEVDKVVVHNQVSIIGNSNLPSTMAEDASRMYGKNLTNFLKLIISDGKLNINHEDEIIKASCITKNSELLQPKAVEEEVSA; translated from the coding sequence ATCAGGGGGCGGGCTTGGGGCATTCAAGTCTGATGAGTCCTACAAAGAGGCAGGTGTTGGAATTGTTTCAAGGGAGGAAATTTTCTCCTCGGCTGAAATAATTTTAAAGATCAACCCTCTTTCCGAAAAAGAGATTACGCAATTAAAAAAGCATACAATTCTTGCAGGTGTTTATCAGCCTTTAAATAACCCCACTTTTGGTTCAAAATTAGCACAAAATAAAATAGTCTGCTTTAGCTTAGATAGCGTACCCAGGATCACACGAGCTCAATCTATGGATGTGCTCTCGTCTATGAGCACGATTGCAGGATATAAAGCAGTGTTGATTGCAGCTTCCCGCCTGCCCAGATTTTTCCCAATGCTTATGACCGCTGCCGGCACTATCGCACCGTCAAAAGTTTTGATTTTGGGTGCAGGAGTAGCAGGACTTCAGGCAATCGCTACAGCGCGAAGGCTGGGAGCTGTTGTTGAGGTTTTTGATACTAGGTCTGAAGTTAAAGAGCAGGTTGAAAGCCTGGGCGCCAGGTTTGTGGAAGTGGAAGGTGCGGAGGAAGATTCAAAAGCAGGCGGGTACGCAGTAGAACAAAGTGAAGCTTTTAAGCAAAAACAGAAGGAAACCATCCATCAACACATTAAAAGATCAGACATTGTGATCACTACTGCCTTGATACCGGGCAAAAAAGCCCCCTTATTGATACCCAAAGAAATGGTAGAAAGTATGAAATCAGGCTCGGTAATAGTTGACCTGGCAGCTATAGCCGGAGGTAATTGTGAGCTGACTGAAGTTGATAAAGTGGTCGTTCATAACCAGGTGAGCATAATTGGAAATTCTAATCTTCCCTCTACAATGGCAGAAGATGCCAGCAGAATGTACGGGAAAAATCTCACTAACTTTCTCAAATTAATTATTTCTGATGGTAAGCTAAATATAAACCATGAGGATGAGATCATAAAAGCCTCCTGTATTACAAAAAATTCTGAACTCTTACAACCAAAAGCTGTTGAGGAAGAAGTGAGCGCTTAA